The following coding sequences are from one Lycium ferocissimum isolate CSIRO_LF1 chromosome 3, AGI_CSIRO_Lferr_CH_V1, whole genome shotgun sequence window:
- the LOC132050542 gene encoding putative pentatricopeptide repeat-containing protein At1g12700, mitochondrial isoform X2, which produces MMLSLSSIKCYCLMHRVEFGFSVLPIYLKTGIPFDNVTFTTLIRGLFAENKVKLAVELFKKLVREKICEPNEVMYATVMNGLSKRGHTEKTLSLLRLMEQGSTKPNIYIYSIVIDAFCKDGNIDIAVNLLNEMKLKGIPSNIVTYSSLIDGLCKFGQWEKVKTLFSEMVNLNIYPNVRTFTAVIDGLCKEGKVEDAEEVMRHMTDKGVEPNAFTYNAIMNGHCLCGQLARVRGVFDSMIDKNIEPGIISYNILINGYCKEKKVDEAMQLFGEISQRGSKPDIFTYNTILQGLFEVGRIGDAKKVSAEMLFAGHVPDLCTEHTLLNGYFKYGLVEEAMSLFNKLERKRENIDIVSYNIIINGLCKNGKLDKARAIFEKLSLIGLLPDTRTYNIMIKGFCLEGLLDEASGMLRKMGDNGCLPNIVTYNVIVQGFLRCSKISEMATFMKEMVGRGFSFDATTIELLINVTKENPSVLDMIQELHSENKK; this is translated from the exons ATGATGCTGTCACTCTCTTCCATCAAATG TTATTGCCTGATGCATCGTGTTGAATTTGGATTTTCGGTGTTACCCATTTACTTGAAGACTGGCATTCCGTTTGATAATGTCACCTTTACCACCCTAATTAGGGGATTATTTGCTGAAAATAAGGTCAAACTTGCAGTTGAATTGTTCAAAAAATTGGTGAGAGAGAAGATTTGTGAGCCCAACGAAGTAATGTATGCAACCGTCATGAATGGGCTTAGTAAAAGGGGTCATACGGAGAAGACTTTAAGTTTGCTCCGGTTAATGGAACAAGGAAGTACTAAGCCCAACATATATATTTACAGCATTGTTATAGATGCTTTTTGCAAAGATGGAAACATAGATATTGCTGTGAACCTTTTGAACGAGATGAAGCTGAAAGGCATTCCTTCAAACATagtcacatacagttcattgaTTGATGGTTTGTGTAAGTTTGGTCAGTGGGAAAAAGTTAAGACTTTGTTCTCTGAGATGGTGAACCTTAATATTTATCCAAATGTGCGCACCTTCACCGCGGTGATTGATGGACTATGCAAAGAAGGAAAAGTCGAAGATGCAGAGGAAGTAATGAGACACATGACTGATAAAGGTGTAGAGCCTAATGCGTTCACCTATAATGCCATAATGAATGGACATTGTTTGTGTGGTCAACTAGCTAGAGTGAGGGGAGTTTTTGATTCCATGATAGATAAGAACATTGAACCTGGCATTATTAGCTATAACATACTAATAAATGGATACTGTAAGGAAAAGAAAGTGGATGAGGCCATGCAATTGTTTGGTGAAATTTCTCAAAGGGGATCAAAACCTGATATCTTTACCTACAATACTATCTTGCAAGGGCTGtttgaagttggaagaattggagATGCAAAAAAAGTTTCTGCCGAAATGCTTTTTGCAGGGCACGTACCTGATTTATGCACTGAACACACTTTGCTCAATGGTTATTTTAAGTACGGACTTGTTGAAGAAGCTATGTCACTCTTtaataagttggaaagaaagagagaaaatattgaTATAGTATCTTACAATATAATCATTAATGGCTTGTGCAAAAATGGTAAACTCGACAAAGCTCGTGCCATATTTGAGAAGCTTTCTTTAATTGGATTGCTTCCGGATACAAGAACTTATAATATAATGATAAAAGGATTTTGTCTTGAAGGGTTATTAGATGAAGCAAGTGGTATGTTAAGAAAAATGGGGGACAACGGTTGTTTGCCGAACATTGTCACTTACAATGTTATTGTGCAAGGTTTTCTCAGGTGTAGCAAAATTAGTGAAATGGCAACATTCATGAAGGAAATGGTTGGAAGGGGCTTCTCATTTGACGCAACTACAATAGAGTTATTGATAAATGTTACAAAGGAGAATCCTTCCGTCCTTGACATGATCCAAGAGCTTCACTCGGAAAATAAGAAGTGA
- the LOC132050542 gene encoding putative pentatricopeptide repeat-containing protein At1g12700, mitochondrial isoform X1 translates to MKKFFVCCPHNDIIPFISAFHSCSAITTRAYSSNHSNTSVSVKGKLGLNSKIENVKCLDDAVTLFHQMVRMKPLPSVPVFCKLFKTILNMKHYSAVVSLFQEMQNLGIPINDFILNIVINSYCLMHRVEFGFSVLPIYLKTGIPFDNVTFTTLIRGLFAENKVKLAVELFKKLVREKICEPNEVMYATVMNGLSKRGHTEKTLSLLRLMEQGSTKPNIYIYSIVIDAFCKDGNIDIAVNLLNEMKLKGIPSNIVTYSSLIDGLCKFGQWEKVKTLFSEMVNLNIYPNVRTFTAVIDGLCKEGKVEDAEEVMRHMTDKGVEPNAFTYNAIMNGHCLCGQLARVRGVFDSMIDKNIEPGIISYNILINGYCKEKKVDEAMQLFGEISQRGSKPDIFTYNTILQGLFEVGRIGDAKKVSAEMLFAGHVPDLCTEHTLLNGYFKYGLVEEAMSLFNKLERKRENIDIVSYNIIINGLCKNGKLDKARAIFEKLSLIGLLPDTRTYNIMIKGFCLEGLLDEASGMLRKMGDNGCLPNIVTYNVIVQGFLRCSKISEMATFMKEMVGRGFSFDATTIELLINVTKENPSVLDMIQELHSENKK, encoded by the coding sequence atgaagaaattttttGTGTGTTGCCCTCACAATGATATTATTCCGTTCATCTCTGCTTTCCATTCTTGTTCAGCAATTACAACAAGGGCTTATTCTTCAAATCATAGTAATACATCCGTTTCAGTAAAGGGTAAACTTGGGTTAAATAGCAAGATTGAGAATGTCAAGTGTTTAGATGATGCTGTCACTCTCTTCCATCAAATGGTTAGAATGAAGCCTCTTCCTTCTGTTCCCGTCTTCTGTAAATTATTTAAGACTATACTAAATATGAAGCATTATTCTGCTGTTGTTTCTCTTTTTCAAGAAATGCAGAATTTGGGCATCCCAATTAATGATTTCATCTTGAATATCGTGATTAACAGTTATTGCCTGATGCATCGTGTTGAATTTGGATTTTCGGTGTTACCCATTTACTTGAAGACTGGCATTCCGTTTGATAATGTCACCTTTACCACCCTAATTAGGGGATTATTTGCTGAAAATAAGGTCAAACTTGCAGTTGAATTGTTCAAAAAATTGGTGAGAGAGAAGATTTGTGAGCCCAACGAAGTAATGTATGCAACCGTCATGAATGGGCTTAGTAAAAGGGGTCATACGGAGAAGACTTTAAGTTTGCTCCGGTTAATGGAACAAGGAAGTACTAAGCCCAACATATATATTTACAGCATTGTTATAGATGCTTTTTGCAAAGATGGAAACATAGATATTGCTGTGAACCTTTTGAACGAGATGAAGCTGAAAGGCATTCCTTCAAACATagtcacatacagttcattgaTTGATGGTTTGTGTAAGTTTGGTCAGTGGGAAAAAGTTAAGACTTTGTTCTCTGAGATGGTGAACCTTAATATTTATCCAAATGTGCGCACCTTCACCGCGGTGATTGATGGACTATGCAAAGAAGGAAAAGTCGAAGATGCAGAGGAAGTAATGAGACACATGACTGATAAAGGTGTAGAGCCTAATGCGTTCACCTATAATGCCATAATGAATGGACATTGTTTGTGTGGTCAACTAGCTAGAGTGAGGGGAGTTTTTGATTCCATGATAGATAAGAACATTGAACCTGGCATTATTAGCTATAACATACTAATAAATGGATACTGTAAGGAAAAGAAAGTGGATGAGGCCATGCAATTGTTTGGTGAAATTTCTCAAAGGGGATCAAAACCTGATATCTTTACCTACAATACTATCTTGCAAGGGCTGtttgaagttggaagaattggagATGCAAAAAAAGTTTCTGCCGAAATGCTTTTTGCAGGGCACGTACCTGATTTATGCACTGAACACACTTTGCTCAATGGTTATTTTAAGTACGGACTTGTTGAAGAAGCTATGTCACTCTTtaataagttggaaagaaagagagaaaatattgaTATAGTATCTTACAATATAATCATTAATGGCTTGTGCAAAAATGGTAAACTCGACAAAGCTCGTGCCATATTTGAGAAGCTTTCTTTAATTGGATTGCTTCCGGATACAAGAACTTATAATATAATGATAAAAGGATTTTGTCTTGAAGGGTTATTAGATGAAGCAAGTGGTATGTTAAGAAAAATGGGGGACAACGGTTGTTTGCCGAACATTGTCACTTACAATGTTATTGTGCAAGGTTTTCTCAGGTGTAGCAAAATTAGTGAAATGGCAACATTCATGAAGGAAATGGTTGGAAGGGGCTTCTCATTTGACGCAACTACAATAGAGTTATTGATAAATGTTACAAAGGAGAATCCTTCCGTCCTTGACATGATCCAAGAGCTTCACTCGGAAAATAAGAAGTGA